The following is a genomic window from Variovorax paradoxus.
GCGCAAGTTTTTCGACCGCATGGGTTTGGCTCCCTCCCCCGCTGGGGGAGGGTTGGGGTGGGGGCACGCGGCCTCTGAAAAGGCTGTGGCGGTGGTAGGGGCCGGGAGCCCTCATCCCCACCTTCCCCCAGCGGGGGAAGGTGCAAGACAGGGCGAAGCCCAGGCCCTCAAGCTCCTCCATGAAGAAATCACCACGCGCCTGCGCTACCTGCACGACGTGGGCATCGGCTACCTCACGCTCGACCGCCAGAGCCGCACGCTTTCGGGCGGCGAGGTGCAGCGCATCAATCTCACCACCGCGCTGGGCACCTCGCTGGTCAACACGCTCTTCGTGCTCGACGAGCCCAGCATCGGCTTGCATCCGCGCGACATGAACCGCATCACCGAAGCCATGCTGCGCCTGCGCGACGCAGGCAACACGCTGGTGGTGGTCGAGCACGACCCGGCCGTGATGCTTGCGGCCGACCGCGTGATCGACATGGGCCCCGGCCCCGGCGTGCGCGGCGGGCAGATCGTGTTCGACGGCAGCACCGACCAGCTTCGCGATGCCGACACCCTCACCGGCCAATACCTGGGCGGCCGCAAGAAGATCGGCATGGGCTTCAAGCGGCTCGTGAGCGAGAACACGCACCGGCTCATCCTCGAAGGTGCGCGCGAGCACAACCTGCAGAACGTGACCGTCGAGTTTCCGCTCGCGCGCCTGGTGTGCGTCACCGGCGTCAGCGGCTCGGGCAAGTCGACGCTGATCCAGGACGTGCTGGCGCCCGCGCTCATGCGGCACTTTGGCAAGGCCACGGAAACGCCCGGCGCGCACGACCGCCTGCTGGGCGCCGATCACCTGGGCGACGTGGTCTTTGTCGACCAGTCGCCCATCGGCAAGACGGCGCGTTCCAACCCGGCGAGCTACGTGGGCGCATGGGACGCGATTCGCGAGATCTTCGCCACTGCGGCGCTCTCGCGCCAGCGCGGCTACACCGCGAGCAAGTTCAGCTTCAACTCGGGCGACGGCCGCTGCCCGACCTGCGGCGGCTCGGGCTTCGAGCACGTCGAAATGCAGTTCCTGTCGGACGTGTACCTGCGCTGCCCCGATTGCGACGGCAAGCGCTACCGCCCTGAAATCCTCGAAGTGAAAGTCGAGCGCAAGGGCAAGAGCTACAACGTGGCCGACGTGCTCGAACTCACCGTGGCCGAAGCGGCCGCCGTGTTCGAGGCCGACCGCGACGTGCTGCGCGTGCTGCAGCCCATTTCAGACGTGGGGCTCGACTACGTGAAGCTCGGCCAGCCGGTGCCCACGCTGAGCGGCGGCGAGGCGCAGCGCCTCAAGCTCGCGGGCTTTTTGGCGGAAGCGGCAAAGAACGGAACGGCCAGCAAGCAGTCGGTCGCGCGCAAGGGCACGCTGTTTCTTTTCGACGAGCCGACCACGGGCCTGCACTTCGACGACATTGCACGCCTGATGCGCGCGCTGCGCAAGCTGCTCGACGCGGGGCATTCGCTGATCGTGATCGAGCACAACCTCGACGTGATCCGCGCGAGCGACTGGTGCATCGATCTCGGCCCCGAAGGCGGCGAGGGCGGCGGCCAGGTGGTGGCGGAGGGCACGCCGGAGCAGTTGCGCGAGAACCGCGCCTCGCTCACCGGCGCGGCGCTGGCCGACTACGAGCTGGCCATCGGTCCCGAGGCCTACAAGGTGGCCGAGCGCGCCGCGCGGCGCTACATTGCCAATGCCAAGACGGCGCCCGGCGGCAAGGCGATCGAGATCGTCAACGCACGCGAACACAACCTGAAAAACCTCAGCGTCAATATTCCGCGCGGCAAATTCAGCGTGGTGACGGGTGTCAGCGGTTCGGGCAAGTCGACGCTGGCCTTCGACATCCTGTTCAACGAAGGGCAGCGGCGGTATCTCGAATCGCTCAACGCCTATGCACGCAGCATCGTGCAGCCCGCGGGCCGGCCCGAAGTGGATGCGGTGTACGGCATTCCGCCCACGGTGGCCATCGAGCAGCGCCTGTCGCGCGGCGGCCGCAAGAGCACGGTGGGTACCACCACCGAGGTGTGGCACTTCTTGCGCCTGCTGTACGTCAAGCTGGGCATCCAGCATTGCACGCACGACGGCGCGGCCGTGCAGCCGCAGACGCCCGACAGCATTGCGGCACAGCTGATGCGCAACTTCAAGGGCCAGCACATCGGCCTGCTGGCGCCGCTGGTGAGCAACCGCAAGGGCGTGTACACCGAGCTGGCCGACTGGGCACGGCCGCGCGGCTTTACGCACCTGCGCGTGGATGGCGACTTCTTGCCGACCACCGGCTTCCCGCGCATCGACCGCTTCAAGGAACACAGCATCGAACTGCCGGTAGCCAGCCTCGACGTGCTGCCATCGAAAGAGACCGAACTGCGCGAGGCGCTGACCAAGGCGCTGGAGCATGGCAAGGGCGTGGTGCATGTGCTGAGCGAACTCGACGGCCTCAAGGCCGCGATGATGGCCGGTGTGTCTGCCTCGGGCATCGGCCGCGTGAACGTGTTTTCCACGCTGCGTGCGTGCCCGGTCTGCAGCACCAGCTACGCCGAGCTCGATCCGCGGCTGTTCAGCTACAACAGCAAGCACGGCTGGTGCCCTGACTGCGTGGGCACGGGCGTCAAGCTCAGCAAGGACCAGCGCAAGGTCTTCGACGACTCGATTCGGGACGACGACAACAAGGGCCGCGAACAGACCTTTGCCGAGCCCGAGGTGGAAGACCTGGCCGATGTGGCGTGCCCCACGTGCGAAGGCACGCGGCTCAACGCGACGGCACGTGCGGTGAGCTTCGGCGCATCGCTGGCGGACGGCATGGGCGGCATCGGCATTACCGAACTCGCGCGCATGAGCGTGACCGAGGTGCGCCAGTGGTTCGAAGGGCTCGCATTGACCGGCCGCGAAGCGGAGATTGCGCGCGACCTGGTGCCCGAGATCAAGAGCCGGCTCGAGTTTCTCGAAGAGGTGGGCCTGGGCTATCTCACGCTCGACCGCGGCGCGCCCACGCTGAGCGGCGGCGAGGCACAGCGCATTCGGCTTGCGGCGCAGCTTGGCAGCAATCTGCAGGGCGTGTGCTACGTGCTCGACGAGCCGACCATCGGCCTGCATGCGCGCGACAACCAGATATTGCTCGACGCGCTGCACAAGCTCGGCGACAAGGGCAACACGCTGGTGGTGGTGGAGCATGACGAAGACACCATTCGCCGCGCCGACCACATCATCGACATCGGTCCCAGCGCAGGCAAGCGCGGCGGCCGCCTCGTGGCGGAAGGCTCGGTGGCCGACATCCAGGCGGCAGGCGATTCGCAAACCGGCCGCTACCTGCGCGATGCCATCAAGCATCCGCTGCAGGCGCGCCGGCTCATTCCCTCGCCTGACCCCAAGGCGGAGGACAGCGGCAACTGGCTCACGGTGCACGGCGCCGACCTGCACAACCTGCAGGACGTGACCGCCACGCTGCCGCTCCACCGCCTGGTGGTGGTCACCGGCGTGAGCGGCTCGGGCAAGTCGACCCTGGCGCGCGACGTGCTGCTGGCCAGCGTGCAGGCGGTCGTGATTCAGCGCATGACCAAGGCGGGCCGTGACGCCGATGCCGCGGGCAAGCGCCCGGCATGGTCCGGCTGCGATCGCGTGGAAGGCTACGAAACCATCGACCGCGTGCTCGAGGTCGACCAGACCCCCATCGGCAAGACGCCGCGCAGCTGCCCGGCCACCTACATCGGCTTCTGGGACACCATCCGCAAGCTGTTTGCCGACACGCTCGAAGCCAAGGCGCGCGGCTATGGCCCGGCGCGCTTCAGCTTCAACACCGGCGAAGGCCGCTGCCCCGGCTGCGAAGGCGCGGGCGTGCGCACCATCGAGATGAGCTTTTTGCCCGACGTGAAGGTGCCTTGCGAGGTGTGCCACGGCGCGCGCTTCAATCCCGAGACGCTGGCGGTGAGCTGGCGCGGCAAGAGCATTGGCGACGTGCTGCAGATGGAAGTGGACGAGGCGGTGGAGTTCTTTGCCGCCATGCCCAACATCAGCCATCCGCTGCAACTGCTGAAAGACGTCGGCCTGGGCTATCTCACGCTGGGGCAGCCTTCGCCCACGCTCTCGGGCGGCGAGGCGCAGCGCATCAAGCTGGTGACCGAACTGAGCAAGGTGCGCGACGACATCACGCGCCGCGGCCAGAAGGCGCCGCACACGCTCTACGTGCTCGACGAGCCGACCGTGGGCCTGCACATGGCCGACGTCGAGAAGCTGATCCGCGTGCTGCACCGGCTGGTGAACGGCGGCCACAGCGTGGTGGTGATCGAGCACGATCTCGACCTGATTGCCGAGGCCGACTGGATCATCGACCTGGGGCCGGAAGGCGGCAATGCCGGTGGGCGCATCGTGGCCGCGGCGCCGCCCGAAGA
Proteins encoded in this region:
- the uvrA gene encoding excinuclease ABC subunit UvrA, whose amino-acid sequence is MTQGSIRIRGARQHNLQNLDLDIRTGEMTVVTGPSGSGKSSLVFDTLYAEGQRRYVETFSAYARQFLDRMDKPAVDKVEGVPPAIAIDQTNPVRSSRSTVGTMTELNDHLKLLYARAAQLFDRETALPVRHDSPDSIYAQIAERAAAAGDPRLVVTFPVELPAGTSAEEVTQWLSASGFTRVQAEREVATPTGPRKMLDVVADRFRISSAERSRVVEAIEVALKRGSGRVTVHATGAEENAPTDVWKFSTGLHCPESDIRYTDPIPSMFSFNSAVGACDTCRGFGRVIGVDLGLVIPNDKLTLRAGAIKTIQTPAWKEAQDDLMRHAEAAGIPRDTPWNKLTDEQKHWVIEGTPNYKEGNWNKQWYGVRRFFGYLESKAYKMHIRVLLSKYRSYTPCPVCSGARLKLDSLLWRIGSKEDADAVLEPAKRFMPTGAKWTRAQLEALPGLCLHDLMLLPIERLRKFFDRMGLAPSPAGGGLGWGHAASEKAVAVVGAGSPHPHLPPAGEGARQGEAQALKLLHEEITTRLRYLHDVGIGYLTLDRQSRTLSGGEVQRINLTTALGTSLVNTLFVLDEPSIGLHPRDMNRITEAMLRLRDAGNTLVVVEHDPAVMLAADRVIDMGPGPGVRGGQIVFDGSTDQLRDADTLTGQYLGGRKKIGMGFKRLVSENTHRLILEGAREHNLQNVTVEFPLARLVCVTGVSGSGKSTLIQDVLAPALMRHFGKATETPGAHDRLLGADHLGDVVFVDQSPIGKTARSNPASYVGAWDAIREIFATAALSRQRGYTASKFSFNSGDGRCPTCGGSGFEHVEMQFLSDVYLRCPDCDGKRYRPEILEVKVERKGKSYNVADVLELTVAEAAAVFEADRDVLRVLQPISDVGLDYVKLGQPVPTLSGGEAQRLKLAGFLAEAAKNGTASKQSVARKGTLFLFDEPTTGLHFDDIARLMRALRKLLDAGHSLIVIEHNLDVIRASDWCIDLGPEGGEGGGQVVAEGTPEQLRENRASLTGAALADYELAIGPEAYKVAERAARRYIANAKTAPGGKAIEIVNAREHNLKNLSVNIPRGKFSVVTGVSGSGKSTLAFDILFNEGQRRYLESLNAYARSIVQPAGRPEVDAVYGIPPTVAIEQRLSRGGRKSTVGTTTEVWHFLRLLYVKLGIQHCTHDGAAVQPQTPDSIAAQLMRNFKGQHIGLLAPLVSNRKGVYTELADWARPRGFTHLRVDGDFLPTTGFPRIDRFKEHSIELPVASLDVLPSKETELREALTKALEHGKGVVHVLSELDGLKAAMMAGVSASGIGRVNVFSTLRACPVCSTSYAELDPRLFSYNSKHGWCPDCVGTGVKLSKDQRKVFDDSIRDDDNKGREQTFAEPEVEDLADVACPTCEGTRLNATARAVSFGASLADGMGGIGITELARMSVTEVRQWFEGLALTGREAEIARDLVPEIKSRLEFLEEVGLGYLTLDRGAPTLSGGEAQRIRLAAQLGSNLQGVCYVLDEPTIGLHARDNQILLDALHKLGDKGNTLVVVEHDEDTIRRADHIIDIGPSAGKRGGRLVAEGSVADIQAAGDSQTGRYLRDAIKHPLQARRLIPSPDPKAEDSGNWLTVHGADLHNLQDVTATLPLHRLVVVTGVSGSGKSTLARDVLLASVQAVVIQRMTKAGRDADAAGKRPAWSGCDRVEGYETIDRVLEVDQTPIGKTPRSCPATYIGFWDTIRKLFADTLEAKARGYGPARFSFNTGEGRCPGCEGAGVRTIEMSFLPDVKVPCEVCHGARFNPETLAVSWRGKSIGDVLQMEVDEAVEFFAAMPNISHPLQLLKDVGLGYLTLGQPSPTLSGGEAQRIKLVTELSKVRDDITRRGQKAPHTLYVLDEPTVGLHMADVEKLIRVLHRLVNGGHSVVVIEHDLDLIAEADWIIDLGPEGGNAGGRIVAAAPPEEVVRLGTHTGVALAPVLTR